The proteins below come from a single Stutzerimonas stutzeri RCH2 genomic window:
- a CDS encoding sigma-54-dependent Fis family transcriptional regulator — translation MTSRLSQHAHQVLSFGEGTAASQGPAADPAIARSWRRCLEQHQLDPTSPRAPCVIERPRLNEHRDRLDRVIAVAHWQMNSLHQQLGSSGHAVLLTDASGVVIDSVADQAERAEFQRAGLWLGAVWNEATEGTNGVGLCLLERQALTIRRDEHFRGRHAALTCSASPVFDAEGGLLAVLNVSSAREDLSRQRRFHTMALTNLSAKLIESCFFLQHCEGDYLLRFHAQPEYIGLLSEGLLAFDGDGRITTINETALNLLASGREALLGQPLETILDVRLEQLLQRARPQPGTCWPLHTHDGQRLYCQLRGPQMRVVVAPPKEAAAQVGGLCLLDPSMRTDFSRALKVLERDVPVLLQGETGTGKEAFASALHRASSRAGRPFVALNCAAIPETLIESELFGYRGGSFTGARREGMVGKLEQANGGILFLDEIGDMPLALQTRLLRVLEERKVTPLGAAAPAELNIRLISASHHDLRALVAGGAFREDLYYRLGGLMVALPPLRERSDKAELLDHLLAEEAQGESISLDPAARQALLAYRWPGNVRQMRNLLRTLVALSEQGRIAVDEVLAVLPAEIGEADAMRDPLQSAEREALLSVLRERHWQVSRVAEELGISRNTLYRKLRKHGISRN, via the coding sequence ATGACCTCTCGTCTGAGTCAGCATGCGCATCAGGTCCTCAGCTTCGGTGAAGGCACCGCAGCCAGCCAGGGCCCGGCTGCCGATCCCGCCATCGCGCGTTCCTGGCGCCGCTGCCTGGAACAGCATCAGCTCGACCCCACCAGCCCGCGCGCGCCCTGCGTGATCGAGCGGCCGCGGCTCAATGAACATCGCGATCGGCTGGACCGGGTTATCGCCGTTGCCCACTGGCAGATGAACAGCCTGCACCAGCAGCTGGGCAGCAGCGGCCACGCGGTGTTGCTGACCGACGCCAGCGGCGTGGTGATCGACAGCGTGGCGGATCAGGCCGAACGCGCGGAATTTCAGCGCGCCGGGCTCTGGCTCGGTGCCGTGTGGAACGAGGCGACCGAGGGCACCAATGGCGTCGGTCTGTGCCTGCTGGAGCGCCAGGCGCTGACGATTCGGCGTGACGAGCACTTCCGTGGCCGGCACGCAGCACTGACCTGTTCGGCGAGCCCCGTGTTCGATGCCGAAGGCGGTTTGCTCGCCGTGCTCAATGTGTCGTCGGCACGTGAGGACCTGTCGCGCCAGCGGCGTTTTCACACCATGGCGCTGACCAATCTGTCGGCCAAGCTCATCGAGAGCTGTTTCTTTCTGCAGCATTGCGAGGGCGACTACCTGCTGCGCTTCCATGCCCAGCCCGAATACATCGGCCTGCTCAGCGAAGGCTTGCTGGCGTTCGATGGCGACGGGCGCATCACGACCATCAACGAAACCGCACTGAACCTGCTCGCCAGTGGCCGCGAAGCGCTATTGGGCCAACCTCTGGAAACCATTCTCGATGTGCGTCTGGAGCAGTTGCTGCAGCGCGCCAGGCCGCAGCCCGGTACCTGCTGGCCACTGCATACCCACGACGGCCAAAGGTTGTACTGCCAGTTGCGCGGACCGCAGATGCGTGTGGTGGTCGCGCCGCCAAAAGAAGCGGCGGCGCAGGTGGGCGGTCTGTGCCTGCTCGATCCGTCGATGCGCACGGATTTCAGCCGCGCGCTGAAGGTGCTCGAGCGGGACGTGCCGGTGCTGCTGCAAGGCGAAACCGGCACCGGCAAGGAAGCCTTCGCCAGTGCGTTGCATCGCGCCAGCAGCCGCGCCGGCCGGCCGTTCGTGGCACTCAACTGCGCGGCGATTCCCGAGACGCTGATCGAAAGTGAACTGTTCGGCTATCGCGGCGGCAGCTTCACCGGCGCGCGTCGCGAGGGCATGGTCGGCAAGCTGGAGCAGGCCAATGGCGGCATCCTCTTTCTCGACGAGATCGGCGACATGCCGCTGGCGCTGCAGACGCGCTTGCTGCGGGTGCTGGAGGAGCGCAAGGTGACCCCGTTGGGGGCTGCCGCGCCGGCCGAACTGAATATCCGCCTGATCAGCGCCAGCCATCATGACCTGCGCGCGCTGGTTGCCGGCGGTGCCTTCCGTGAAGATCTGTATTACCGCCTCGGCGGGCTGATGGTCGCGTTGCCGCCGCTGCGCGAGCGCAGCGACAAGGCGGAACTGCTCGACCATCTGCTGGCCGAAGAAGCCCAGGGCGAATCGATCAGCCTCGACCCGGCCGCGCGGCAGGCATTGCTCGCTTACCGGTGGCCGGGCAACGTGCGGCAGATGCGCAACCTGCTGCGCACGTTGGTGGCGCTGAGCGAGCAGGGGCGCATCGCCGTCGATGAGGTATTGGCTGTGCTGCCGGCCGAGATCGGCGAGGCGGATGCAATGCGCGATCCGCTGCAGTCGGCCGAACGCGAGGCTTTGCTGAGCGTGTTACGGGAGCGGCACTGGCAGGTCAGTCGGGTTGCCGAAGAGCTGGGGATCAGTCGCAACACGCTCTACCGCAAGCTGCGCAAGCACGGCATCTCGCGCAACTGA
- a CDS encoding HAD-IIIC family phosphatase: protein MAQLPWLPTHMDLSAAIGQAKRIDDPLQRLHEAARLATFQRDFTLTARLDKLAATGIEQHAAAARLTPLRVALLSSHTVDHLLPAIRVAGLQRRLALSLHVAPYGMYRQALLADDPELNAFAPQLVLLALDAHDAPLQLPLQAGQAEVDAAVAERVDELRLLWRRARERYAAQVVQQTLVPVAPPLFGSYEALVPASPRAVIERLNAAIRAAAREDGVLLLDLAWHAAAYGDGLAEPVRWHQAKQLVSPTLAPLYGEHLARIAAATAGLSRKCLVLDLDNTLWGGVIGDDGIDGIQLGQGSASGEAFLALQRYAAQLARRGVILAVCSKNDLHVAEAAFAHPEMALERSDIAAFVANWEDKAGNLRRIASMLDIGLDSLVFVDDNPAERDIVRRELPQVAVPELPDDVADYPARIAAAGYFEAVSFTSDDAERGRSYALNAERKAALNQATDMDGYLRGLQMVLRVSRIGAAELARATQLINKTNQFNLTTRRYTEAEVERMASDPRTIALAPRLEDKFGDNGLISVVLARPDDALQADELLIDSWLMSCRVLGRQVEAAVLELLADAAAAAGWGVLVGEYRPTERNGMVAEHYPRLGFQQRPAPAHAITDASFWRYELASRAPIHHHIQVQA from the coding sequence ATGGCACAACTCCCCTGGCTGCCGACGCACATGGATCTCTCCGCCGCGATTGGCCAAGCCAAACGTATCGATGACCCGTTGCAACGGCTACACGAAGCCGCCCGGCTGGCCACCTTTCAACGGGATTTCACCCTGACCGCACGGCTGGACAAGCTGGCCGCCACCGGTATCGAACAGCATGCCGCGGCGGCACGACTGACGCCACTGCGGGTGGCACTGCTGTCCTCGCATACGGTCGACCACCTGCTGCCGGCGATTCGAGTGGCCGGGCTGCAGCGGCGCCTGGCGCTGTCGCTGCATGTGGCGCCCTACGGCATGTACCGCCAAGCACTACTGGCCGATGATCCGGAGCTGAACGCCTTCGCCCCGCAACTGGTGCTGCTGGCGCTGGACGCCCATGACGCGCCACTGCAACTGCCCTTGCAGGCCGGCCAGGCGGAGGTGGATGCCGCCGTGGCGGAGCGCGTCGATGAGCTGCGCCTGCTCTGGCGCCGGGCCCGCGAGCGCTATGCCGCGCAGGTCGTGCAGCAAACTCTGGTGCCGGTCGCACCGCCCTTGTTCGGCTCTTACGAAGCACTGGTGCCGGCATCGCCACGGGCAGTTATCGAACGCCTGAACGCCGCGATCCGCGCCGCCGCCCGCGAGGATGGCGTGCTGCTGCTCGACCTGGCCTGGCACGCAGCCGCTTATGGCGACGGCCTGGCCGAACCGGTGCGCTGGCACCAGGCCAAGCAGCTGGTCAGCCCGACCCTGGCACCGCTGTATGGCGAGCATCTAGCGCGGATCGCGGCGGCCACTGCCGGGTTGTCGCGCAAATGTCTGGTGCTCGATCTGGATAACACGCTCTGGGGCGGCGTGATCGGTGATGACGGCATCGACGGTATCCAGCTCGGCCAGGGCAGCGCCAGTGGCGAAGCCTTTCTGGCGCTGCAACGCTACGCTGCCCAGCTGGCGCGCCGCGGGGTGATCCTCGCGGTGTGCAGCAAGAACGACCTGCACGTCGCCGAGGCCGCATTCGCGCACCCGGAAATGGCGCTCGAGCGCAGCGATATCGCGGCTTTCGTCGCCAACTGGGAAGACAAGGCCGGCAACCTGCGGCGCATCGCGAGCATGCTCGATATCGGCCTGGACAGCTTGGTGTTCGTCGACGACAACCCCGCCGAGCGCGACATCGTGCGCCGCGAGCTGCCGCAAGTCGCCGTACCGGAACTACCCGACGATGTCGCCGATTACCCCGCGCGCATCGCCGCGGCGGGCTATTTCGAGGCTGTGTCCTTTACCTCGGACGATGCCGAGCGCGGCCGCAGCTATGCGCTGAATGCCGAACGCAAAGCCGCGCTGAACCAGGCCACGGACATGGACGGCTACCTGCGCGGGCTGCAGATGGTCCTGCGCGTCAGCCGCATCGGCGCCGCCGAGCTGGCGCGCGCCACCCAGCTGATCAACAAGACCAACCAGTTCAACCTGACCACCCGCCGCTATACCGAAGCCGAGGTCGAGCGCATGGCCAGCGATCCGCGAACCATCGCCCTGGCCCCGCGACTCGAGGACAAGTTCGGCGACAACGGCCTGATCAGCGTGGTGCTGGCCCGTCCCGATGACGCACTGCAAGCCGATGAGCTGCTGATCGACAGCTGGCTGATGAGCTGCCGCGTGCTGGGTCGTCAGGTCGAGGCGGCGGTGCTGGAGCTACTGGCCGATGCGGCAGCGGCTGCCGGCTGGGGCGTCCTGGTCGGCGAATACCGCCCCACCGAACGCAATGGCATGGTCGCCGAGCACTATCCGCGGCTGGGTTTCCAACAGCGCCCCGCCCCTGCCCACGCCATCACCGATGCAAGTTTCTGGCGCTACGAGCTGGCCTCGCGCGCTCCCATCCACCACCACATCCAGGTGCAAGCATGA
- a CDS encoding sensor domain-containing diguanylate cyclase: protein MSRLDLQKLTLLLALVAGLLTFGNSFFAGYSSQRDQLFEQTLEANRSYARKLADTTDQFFLNSRRELAYAAQTLSTRFDDPAARDNETERLKLKSDQFSRAIIVSAAGEIVSTSPESTDLLGLKVNSIGANRALKERIPLTSDPYAATDGTYLIAVTHPIFAADGRYLGFISASLFLRERNALHGLLGVHYYRDGSYLYVVDTQGRLIFHEDGKRVGQNVSSNPVVQQVLSGREGSQRVINTLGVDMLAGFAPMQSTGWGIVAQRPTAAITAKLEQLARTTLLNAVPFTLISLAVFWWLSRLISRPIRALADTAEHWGAPEAASRISKVNSWYFEVSRLKVAMLAGVSLLQQKMGALEAASMTDPLTGLRNRRGLELALKQFDLLDQRYAAVTLDIDHFKQVNDQHGHDVGDAVLRFLAEIMKECSRPTDVLCRMGGEEFLMLLPETGASGASIAAERLLARLRQTPSPTGTPITASIGIACSDRYPSPDATFKAADEALYQAKRAGRDRVVFASS from the coding sequence ATGTCCCGGCTGGATCTACAGAAACTCACGCTGTTGCTGGCACTGGTCGCCGGCCTGCTGACCTTCGGCAACAGCTTTTTTGCAGGCTACAGCTCGCAGCGCGACCAGCTGTTCGAACAGACGCTTGAAGCGAACCGCTCCTACGCCCGCAAGCTCGCCGACACCACTGACCAGTTCTTCCTCAACAGCCGCCGTGAGCTCGCCTACGCCGCCCAGACCCTGTCGACCCGCTTCGACGACCCGGCCGCACGGGACAACGAGACCGAGCGGCTCAAGCTCAAGAGCGATCAGTTCAGCAGGGCGATCATCGTCAGCGCGGCCGGTGAGATCGTTTCCACCTCGCCGGAAAGTACCGACCTGCTCGGTCTCAAGGTCAACAGCATCGGTGCCAACCGCGCGCTGAAGGAGCGCATACCGCTGACCAGCGATCCCTACGCCGCCACCGACGGCACCTACCTGATCGCGGTGACCCACCCCATCTTCGCCGCCGACGGCCGTTACCTCGGCTTTATCAGCGCCTCGCTGTTCCTGCGCGAGCGCAATGCCCTGCACGGCCTGCTCGGCGTGCACTACTACCGCGACGGTTCCTACCTGTATGTGGTCGACACCCAGGGCAGGCTGATCTTCCACGAGGACGGCAAGCGCGTCGGCCAGAACGTATCGAGCAATCCGGTGGTCCAGCAGGTGCTGTCCGGCAGGGAAGGCAGCCAGCGCGTCATCAATACCCTTGGCGTGGACATGCTCGCCGGCTTCGCACCCATGCAGAGCACCGGCTGGGGCATCGTTGCTCAGCGTCCCACCGCGGCGATCACGGCGAAGCTCGAACAGCTGGCGCGGACCACGCTGCTCAATGCGGTGCCATTCACGCTGATATCGCTCGCGGTGTTCTGGTGGCTCTCCCGGCTGATCTCCCGGCCCATTCGCGCCCTGGCCGACACCGCCGAGCACTGGGGCGCACCGGAAGCGGCCAGTCGCATTTCGAAGGTCAACTCCTGGTATTTCGAAGTCTCGCGATTGAAGGTCGCGATGCTTGCCGGCGTGTCCCTGCTGCAGCAGAAGATGGGCGCGCTGGAGGCGGCGTCCATGACCGACCCGCTGACCGGCCTGCGCAACCGCCGCGGCCTCGAACTGGCGCTCAAGCAGTTCGACCTGCTCGATCAGCGCTACGCGGCGGTAACGCTAGACATTGATCACTTCAAGCAGGTCAACGACCAGCACGGCCATGACGTCGGTGATGCGGTGCTGCGTTTCCTCGCCGAGATCATGAAGGAATGCTCGCGCCCCACCGACGTGCTCTGCCGCATGGGTGGCGAAGAGTTCCTCATGCTGCTGCCTGAAACCGGCGCCAGCGGCGCCAGCATCGCCGCCGAAAGGCTGCTCGCCCGCCTGCGGCAGACGCCGAGCCCGACCGGCACGCCAATTACGGCCTCCATCGGCATCGCCTGCAGCGACCGCTACCCCTCTCCCGACGCGACGTTCAAGGCGGCAGACGAGGCGCTGTATCAGGCGAAGCGGGCCGGTCGCGACCGCGTCGTCTTCGCCTCCAGCTGA
- a CDS encoding NAD(P)/FAD-dependent oxidoreductase has product MRPSNDVPFDLKTDNGSDPGGDSQATATRSPTEQLAAWVERLGQRLAQRDIDGALELFVDDCHWRDLVLFSWNLITLEGKADIRDMLESRLEATRPDNWKLEGEASLTDGVLEGWISLETDVARGKGYVRLKDGLCWTLLTTMRELKGHEEPLGRRRPLGAEHGHGLADKRNWLEKRRDEEAALGITEQPYCLVIGGGQGGLGLGARLKRLGVPTLIVDKAERPGDQWRGRYKSLCLHDPVWYDHMPYLPFPDHWPIFTPKDQIGDWLEMYAKVMELNYWAKTECVKASFDEAEGRWTVEVLRDGKPMTLKPAQLILATGMSGVPNVPVYPGAETFAGQQHHSSQHPGGGAWRGKRAVVIGANNSAHDICADLVENGADVTMVQRSSTHIVRSDTLMDVVFGPLYSEDAVESGLTTEKADMLFASIPYKVLPQFHRQAFEQVKERDKAFYDRLAAAGFMLDFGDDESGLFLKYVRRGSGYYIDVGACELIANGTIKLKSGPGLGVDHIEADAVVLNDGSRLPADLIVYATGYGSMNGWAARLISQEVADKVGRCWGLGSGTTKDPGPYEGELRNMWKPTQQQNLWFHGGNLHQSRHYSLYLALQLKARFEGLDTSVYKLAPSYHRG; this is encoded by the coding sequence ATGCGTCCCAGCAACGACGTCCCCTTCGATCTGAAAACCGATAACGGCAGCGACCCCGGCGGCGACAGCCAGGCCACTGCTACCCGCTCGCCCACCGAACAACTGGCCGCCTGGGTCGAACGCCTCGGCCAGCGCCTGGCCCAACGCGATATCGACGGAGCCCTGGAGCTGTTCGTCGACGACTGCCACTGGCGCGACCTGGTGCTGTTCAGCTGGAACCTGATCACCCTCGAAGGCAAGGCCGACATTCGCGACATGCTGGAAAGCCGCCTGGAAGCCACCCGGCCGGACAACTGGAAGCTCGAAGGCGAAGCAAGCCTGACCGACGGCGTGCTCGAAGGCTGGATCAGCCTGGAAACCGACGTCGCCCGCGGCAAGGGTTATGTGCGTCTGAAGGACGGCCTGTGCTGGACGCTGCTGACCACCATGCGCGAGCTGAAGGGGCACGAGGAACCGCTCGGACGCCGCCGGCCACTGGGCGCCGAACACGGCCACGGCCTGGCCGACAAGCGCAACTGGCTGGAAAAACGCCGCGACGAGGAAGCCGCGCTGGGCATCACGGAACAGCCCTACTGCCTGGTCATCGGCGGCGGCCAGGGCGGCCTCGGCCTCGGCGCACGGCTCAAGCGCCTCGGCGTGCCGACGCTGATCGTCGACAAGGCCGAGCGCCCCGGCGATCAATGGCGCGGACGCTACAAATCGCTGTGCCTGCACGACCCGGTCTGGTACGACCACATGCCCTACCTGCCCTTCCCCGACCATTGGCCGATCTTCACACCCAAGGACCAGATCGGCGACTGGCTGGAGATGTACGCCAAGGTCATGGAGCTGAACTACTGGGCGAAAACCGAATGCGTGAAGGCCAGCTTCGACGAAGCCGAGGGCCGCTGGACGGTCGAGGTGCTGCGCGACGGCAAACCGATGACGCTCAAGCCCGCGCAGCTGATCCTCGCCACCGGCATGTCCGGTGTGCCCAACGTGCCGGTCTATCCGGGTGCGGAAACCTTTGCCGGCCAGCAGCACCATTCCAGCCAGCATCCCGGCGGCGGCGCCTGGCGCGGCAAACGCGCGGTGGTCATCGGTGCCAACAACTCGGCCCACGATATCTGTGCGGACCTGGTGGAGAACGGCGCGGACGTCACCATGGTGCAGCGCTCCAGCACCCATATCGTGCGTTCCGACACGCTGATGGACGTGGTGTTCGGCCCGCTCTATTCCGAGGATGCCGTCGAAAGCGGGCTGACCACCGAAAAGGCCGACATGCTGTTCGCTTCGATCCCCTACAAGGTGCTGCCGCAGTTCCATCGCCAGGCCTTCGAGCAGGTCAAGGAGCGCGACAAGGCCTTCTACGATCGCCTGGCTGCAGCGGGATTCATGCTCGACTTCGGCGATGACGAATCCGGCCTGTTCCTCAAGTATGTGCGCCGCGGATCGGGCTACTACATCGACGTCGGCGCCTGCGAGCTGATTGCCAACGGCACCATCAAGCTGAAAAGCGGGCCGGGCCTCGGCGTCGATCACATCGAGGCGGACGCCGTGGTACTCAACGATGGCAGCCGCCTGCCGGCCGACCTGATCGTCTACGCCACCGGCTACGGCTCGATGAACGGCTGGGCGGCGCGGCTGATCTCCCAGGAGGTCGCGGACAAGGTCGGGCGCTGCTGGGGGCTCGGTTCCGGCACCACCAAGGACCCGGGCCCGTACGAAGGCGAACTGCGCAACATGTGGAAGCCCACCCAGCAGCAGAACCTGTGGTTCCACGGTGGCAACCTGCACCAGTCGCGGCACTATTCGTTGTACCTGGCACTGCAACTGAAGGCGCGCTTCGAGGGGCTGGATACCTCGGTCTACAAGCTTGCGCCGAGCTATCACCGGGGCTGA
- a CDS encoding MBOAT family O-acyltransferase, protein MLFNSVEFIAGFLPVVLIGFFVLTGSGQQRLAVIWLTVVSLVFYGWWNPVYVPLLVGSMLVNYLLGGYLRRHPSRLLLGLAVAANVLLLVYYKYTGFLLGTLDAALDLGWRVEDIILPLAISFFTFQQIAYLVDAHDGVVEEHDFTNYCLFISFFPQLIAGPITHHGEMLAQFRDRDSFRARIDNLSLGATVFLLGLFKKVVIADTLALKATPVFSLAADGTIPAFYDAWTGALTYTLQIYFDFSGYSDMAIGLALLFGISLPANFNSPFKARNVIDYWSRWHMTLTRFLTAYLYNPIVLRVTRARMAAGKPQPRRGKMTVGTFFALVAYPTVFTMFISGIWHGAGWHFVAFGLLHGVYLVVAHGWRAWKARQGWKLDSDIWWHKAAAVSLTFGCVVVAMVFFRASDVPTAMAILAGMLGLSPISTAMDRSDFVYIAALLVFVWGMPNVQQWMGHFRTALNFQAQPHWTERLLPVSAWRPTAIHGLAVGVLGFFALAIAFSMAPTEFLYFQF, encoded by the coding sequence ATGCTTTTCAATTCAGTGGAATTCATCGCCGGCTTTCTACCGGTGGTGTTGATTGGATTCTTCGTGCTGACCGGATCGGGCCAACAACGGCTCGCGGTGATCTGGCTGACCGTCGTCTCGTTGGTCTTTTACGGCTGGTGGAACCCGGTCTATGTACCGTTGCTGGTCGGCAGCATGCTGGTCAACTATCTGCTCGGTGGCTACCTGCGCCGGCACCCCTCACGTCTGCTGCTCGGGCTGGCGGTCGCGGCCAACGTGCTGCTGCTGGTCTACTACAAGTACACCGGCTTTCTGCTCGGCACGCTGGATGCGGCGCTGGATCTCGGTTGGCGGGTGGAAGACATCATCCTGCCGCTGGCGATCTCCTTCTTCACCTTCCAGCAAATCGCCTATCTGGTCGATGCCCATGATGGCGTGGTGGAAGAGCACGACTTCACCAACTACTGCCTGTTCATCAGCTTCTTTCCACAATTGATCGCCGGGCCGATCACCCATCACGGTGAGATGCTCGCGCAGTTCCGTGACCGCGACAGCTTCCGCGCGCGCATCGACAACCTGTCGCTGGGAGCGACGGTGTTTCTGCTCGGTCTGTTCAAGAAGGTAGTGATCGCCGATACCCTCGCGCTGAAGGCCACGCCGGTCTTCAGCCTGGCTGCCGACGGCACCATCCCGGCGTTCTACGATGCCTGGACCGGCGCGCTGACCTACACACTGCAGATCTACTTCGACTTCTCCGGCTACAGCGACATGGCCATCGGCCTCGCGCTGCTGTTCGGCATCAGCCTGCCGGCCAACTTCAACAGCCCGTTCAAGGCGCGCAACGTCATCGACTACTGGTCGCGCTGGCACATGACGCTGACGCGTTTTCTCACCGCCTACCTCTACAACCCCATCGTGCTGCGCGTGACCCGCGCGCGCATGGCGGCCGGCAAGCCGCAGCCGCGACGAGGCAAGATGACCGTCGGCACCTTCTTCGCACTGGTCGCCTACCCCACCGTGTTCACCATGTTCATCTCCGGCATCTGGCACGGCGCCGGCTGGCATTTCGTCGCCTTCGGCCTGCTACACGGCGTCTATCTGGTGGTCGCCCACGGCTGGCGCGCCTGGAAGGCGCGTCAGGGCTGGAAGCTGGACAGCGACATCTGGTGGCACAAGGCGGCGGCCGTCTCCCTGACATTTGGCTGCGTGGTGGTGGCGATGGTGTTCTTCCGCGCCAGCGACGTGCCGACCGCCATGGCGATCCTCGCCGGCATGCTCGGCCTGAGCCCGATCAGCACGGCGATGGATCGCTCCGACTTCGTCTATATCGCCGCATTGCTGGTGTTCGTCTGGGGCATGCCGAACGTGCAGCAGTGGATGGGCCACTTCCGTACCGCACTCAACTTCCAGGCTCAGCCGCACTGGACCGAACGATTGCTGCCAGTCAGCGCCTGGCGGCCGACGGCAATCCACGGTCTGGCGGTCGGCGTACTCGGCTTCTTCGCCCTGGCGATCGCCTTTTCCATGGCGCCGACCGAGTTCCTCTACTTCCAGTTCTGA
- a CDS encoding acyl carrier protein gives MNEKEILQALTQVFHDVFDDDDIVLTPETTADDIDGWDSQTHVLLIVAAEQRFGIKFRTAELESLKNVGHFAQLIQTKLGGR, from the coding sequence ATGAACGAAAAGGAAATTCTCCAGGCGCTGACCCAAGTCTTCCACGACGTGTTCGACGATGACGATATCGTCCTCACGCCCGAAACCACCGCCGACGACATCGATGGCTGGGACAGCCAGACCCATGTCCTGCTGATCGTGGCTGCCGAACAACGCTTCGGCATCAAATTCCGCACCGCCGAACTGGAGTCGCTGAAGAACGTGGGTCACTTCGCCCAGCTTATTCAGACCAAGCTCGGAGGGCGGTAA
- a CDS encoding lipid A deacylase LpxR family protein has product MHSRSLLCSCLLAATIAAPAVGHADILSLKVENDIIARGSDGHYSNGLEVIWGFEPDDQSWTRRFADLLPGWSGAAIDNVAYRFGHQIYTPEEIETRNLIEDDRPYAGLLFAGMSMFSDTQHDGWRGAQSLHLDVGIVGPAAGGKRLQRAVHKVTNSDEPNGWDNQLENEPFVNLGYQHRWWLQKRLAGLELEYGPSVGFALGNLYRYGSAGLGLRLGQNLQRSFSIPAVTPAQSGSQFFRPGGDFAWYGFANLEGRYMAHNMLLDGNTFEDSHSVDRREWVGDAKVGVALTWSRWQLAFANVWRTREFQGQQEHDQFGSITLSTAL; this is encoded by the coding sequence ATGCATTCTCGTTCTTTGCTGTGCTCGTGCCTGCTCGCCGCAACCATCGCCGCCCCTGCCGTCGGCCATGCCGACATCCTTTCGCTGAAGGTGGAGAACGACATCATCGCCAGGGGCAGCGATGGTCATTACAGCAATGGGCTGGAGGTGATCTGGGGCTTCGAACCGGACGACCAGAGCTGGACGCGACGCTTCGCCGATCTGCTGCCCGGCTGGTCGGGCGCCGCGATCGATAACGTCGCCTACCGCTTCGGTCATCAGATCTACACGCCGGAGGAAATCGAAACCCGAAATCTGATCGAAGACGACCGCCCTTACGCCGGTCTGCTGTTTGCCGGCATGTCGATGTTCTCCGACACCCAGCACGACGGCTGGCGGGGCGCCCAGAGTCTGCACCTGGACGTCGGCATCGTCGGCCCGGCAGCCGGAGGCAAGCGCCTGCAGCGCGCCGTGCACAAGGTCACCAACAGCGACGAACCGAATGGTTGGGACAACCAGCTGGAAAACGAACCCTTCGTCAACCTGGGCTACCAGCACCGCTGGTGGCTGCAGAAGCGTCTCGCTGGGCTGGAACTGGAATACGGCCCGAGCGTGGGCTTCGCCCTCGGCAATCTCTACCGCTATGGCTCGGCCGGGCTGGGCCTGCGCCTGGGGCAGAACCTGCAACGCAGCTTCAGCATCCCGGCGGTGACGCCGGCGCAGAGCGGCAGCCAGTTCTTCCGACCGGGTGGCGACTTCGCCTGGTACGGCTTCGCCAATCTGGAGGGCCGCTACATGGCGCACAACATGCTGCTGGACGGCAACACCTTCGAGGACAGCCACTCGGTTGACCGCCGCGAGTGGGTCGGCGATGCCAAGGTCGGAGTGGCACTGACCTGGAGCCGCTGGCAGCTGGCATTCGCCAATGTCTGGCGCACCCGCGAATTCCAGGGCCAGCAGGAACACGACCAGTTCGGCTCGATCACCCTATCCACCGCGCTCTGA